The following coding sequences are from one Halobacteria archaeon AArc-dxtr1 window:
- a CDS encoding DUF1724 domain-containing protein has product MRDGGVSLTETVVEHRDTLSLLESTGPLTSRSLEDELGCSLATVNRHLGTLREHGLVEKTETTYALTELGDAALRRIETTAHQLSVLETIAGSRFLSHVADAPKPFDVSWLADSTVIRSTSEDPYGLYDRYVDAFEDATRLRALRNEGITPPAVVDAITPTLLDRTFDAEGIWSRATAERFMQVHPVVNEIRRKNPELGVYISDESLPIDFSLFDTCLVILSYDQQTGHPAVYIETEDENAMQWAADVFAHYRDRSQTIPDVFEDLEY; this is encoded by the coding sequence ATGAGGGACGGGGGGGTTTCACTCACCGAAACGGTGGTCGAACACCGCGACACCCTCTCGCTTCTGGAGTCCACCGGTCCGCTGACCAGCCGTAGCCTCGAGGACGAACTCGGCTGTTCGCTGGCGACGGTCAACCGCCACCTCGGGACGCTTCGAGAGCACGGACTCGTCGAGAAAACGGAGACGACCTACGCTCTGACGGAGCTGGGAGACGCCGCGTTACGGAGAATCGAGACCACCGCTCACCAACTCTCCGTCCTCGAGACGATAGCCGGCTCACGATTTCTCTCACACGTGGCGGACGCACCGAAGCCGTTCGACGTCTCCTGGCTCGCCGACTCGACCGTGATCCGGTCGACATCAGAGGACCCCTACGGACTGTACGACCGATACGTCGACGCCTTCGAGGACGCAACACGCCTTCGAGCGCTCCGAAACGAAGGCATCACCCCACCAGCCGTCGTCGACGCGATAACGCCTACACTGCTCGACAGGACGTTCGACGCCGAGGGGATCTGGTCTCGAGCGACCGCAGAGCGGTTCATGCAGGTCCATCCGGTCGTCAACGAGATCAGACGGAAAAATCCCGAACTCGGGGTGTACATCTCCGATGAGTCGCTCCCTATCGACTTCAGCCTGTTCGACACCTGCCTCGTTATTCTCTCGTACGACCAACAGACCGGCCACCCCGCCGTCTACATCGAAACCGAAGACGAGAACGCGATGCAGTGGGCGGCGGACGTGTTCGCCCACTATCGCGACCGATCGCAGACGATTCCCGACGTCTTCGAGGATCTCGAGTACTGA